Proteins from one Staphylococcus saprophyticus subsp. saprophyticus ATCC 15305 = NCTC 7292 genomic window:
- a CDS encoding DMT family transporter, with product MAWIILLIAGLLEVVGVVILNEISRTKKKWLVILLAVAFICSFSTLKLAMNDIPMGTAYATWSGIGTGGGTLVGMFLYNESKNAKRIFFIALIILSIVGLKIVS from the coding sequence ATGGCATGGATTATTTTATTAATCGCCGGACTATTAGAAGTTGTTGGCGTAGTTATATTAAATGAAATTTCACGCACCAAAAAGAAATGGCTTGTCATTCTATTAGCAGTTGCATTTATCTGTAGTTTCAGTACTTTGAAGCTTGCTATGAATGATATACCTATGGGCACCGCTTATGCTACTTGGAGCGGCATTGGTACTGGTGGCGGTACTTTGGTAGGGATGTTTTTATATAATGAGTCAAAAAACGCAAAAAGAATCTTCTTTATTGCTTTAATCATCCTATCTATTGTCGGTTTAAAAATCGTTAGTTAA
- a CDS encoding DMT family transporter: MQWFKVILAGLIEIVWVTGLNTADSLLSWTGTFIVIIISFFLVISACKYLPVGTVYAVFVGIGAVGTVLVDMIFFGDPFDLVKISLIIILIIGIIGLKLTTEEADG, encoded by the coding sequence ATGCAGTGGTTCAAAGTGATCTTAGCCGGACTCATTGAAATTGTATGGGTGACTGGTTTAAATACTGCCGACTCATTACTTAGTTGGACAGGAACGTTTATTGTAATTATTATCAGTTTCTTTCTTGTTATATCTGCTTGTAAATACTTACCCGTTGGTACCGTATACGCTGTATTCGTTGGTATCGGTGCAGTAGGTACAGTACTTGTAGACATGATCTTTTTTGGTGATCCATTCGATTTAGTAAAAATCAGCTTAATTATCATATTAATTATTGGCATCATAGGGTTGAAATTAACTACAGAGGAGGCTGATGGCTAA
- a CDS encoding CHAP domain-containing protein, whose translation MKKLVTATTLTAGIGAAIVGLDHGNEADAAEQTQPTNQSTTQSTSGSSANLYTAGQCTWYVYDKVGGNIGSTWGNANNWASAASSAGYTVNNSPEAGSILQSTAGGYGHVAYVENVNSDGSVEVSEMNYNGGPFSVSERTISAGEASSYNYIHLN comes from the coding sequence ATGAAAAAATTAGTAACAGCAACAACTTTAACAGCAGGTATTGGCGCAGCAATCGTAGGTTTAGATCACGGAAATGAAGCAGACGCAGCAGAACAAACACAACCAACTAACCAAAGCACAACACAATCTACTTCAGGTTCAAGTGCTAACTTATATACAGCTGGTCAATGTACTTGGTACGTATACGATAAAGTAGGCGGAAACATTGGTTCAACTTGGGGCAATGCGAACAACTGGGCTTCAGCAGCATCTTCAGCAGGTTACACTGTAAACAACTCACCTGAAGCTGGTTCAATTTTACAATCTACTGCTGGTGGTTATGGTCACGTAGCATACGTTGAAAATGTAAATAGCGACGGTTCTGTAGAAGTTTCAGAAATGAACTACAACGGTGGACCATTCTCAGTTAGTGAACGTACTATTTCTGCTGGTGAAGCAAGTTCTTACAACTATATCCACTTAAACTAA
- a CDS encoding DUF4870 domain-containing protein yields MAETDYNQQTYTNVNQEPNSDARLMATLIYVLSFFTSLIAPLIIWLIKREDSPFVDRAGKNYFNFLLSYVIWSIIGTITMLILIGFVLLPIIVILNFIFTIVAAVKAYNGEDYLPPLSIRFFK; encoded by the coding sequence ATGGCAGAAACAGATTATAATCAACAAACTTATACAAATGTAAACCAAGAGCCTAATTCAGATGCGAGATTAATGGCAACATTAATTTATGTATTAAGTTTCTTTACTTCTTTAATCGCACCATTAATTATTTGGTTAATTAAACGCGAGGATTCACCGTTTGTCGATAGAGCAGGTAAAAATTATTTCAACTTCTTACTTTCATACGTTATTTGGTCAATAATTGGAACTATCACGATGTTGATATTAATAGGCTTTGTATTACTACCAATTATTGTAATACTGAACTTTATTTTTACAATTGTAGCTGCAGTAAAAGCGTATAATGGAGAAGATTATTTACCGCCACTATCTATAAGATTCTTTAAATAA
- a CDS encoding NAD/NADP-dependent octopine/nopaline dehydrogenase family protein encodes MKIAIVGSGNGAVTAALDMISKGHEVKLYCRNQSINKFDKAFEQGGFTFNNEGEESFVEFTDISDDMEYVLQDAEVIQIVIPSSFIEHYAQTMAPFVKKEQLIFFNIAASMGSIRFMNVLEDMHIDVLPHFAEVNTLTYGTRVNFEEARVALSLNVRKVHFSTYDKEYLSECFDKIEKLYPNIVKEESLWKTNLENGNPEVHPGPTLLNVGRIDYADSFALYEEGITKHTVRLLHAVELERLTLGRKLGFELSTAKEARIERGYLERQDEDEPLNRLFNTSPVFSQIKGPNHVKNRYLTEDIAFGLVLWSSLGREIDVATPNIDAIIVLASTILERDFFEEGLTIDELGKDKLGFE; translated from the coding sequence ATGAAAATAGCTATCGTGGGTTCAGGTAATGGTGCAGTGACGGCTGCATTAGATATGATTAGTAAGGGACATGAAGTTAAGCTATATTGTAGAAACCAATCAATCAATAAATTTGATAAAGCATTTGAACAGGGTGGATTCACTTTTAATAATGAAGGTGAAGAGAGCTTTGTTGAATTTACGGATATTAGTGATGATATGGAATATGTCCTTCAGGATGCTGAAGTGATCCAAATTGTGATTCCATCTTCATTCATTGAACACTATGCACAAACAATGGCACCTTTTGTTAAAAAAGAACAACTTATTTTCTTTAATATTGCAGCTTCTATGGGATCTATTCGATTTATGAATGTACTTGAAGATATGCATATAGACGTGTTACCTCATTTTGCAGAGGTAAATACATTAACTTATGGTACGCGAGTTAATTTTGAAGAAGCCCGTGTAGCTTTATCGCTAAATGTTAGAAAAGTACATTTTTCAACCTATGATAAAGAGTATTTGAGTGAGTGTTTCGATAAAATTGAAAAATTATATCCAAATATCGTTAAAGAAGAAAGTTTATGGAAAACAAATTTAGAGAATGGTAACCCAGAGGTACATCCGGGACCAACTTTATTAAATGTTGGTCGCATCGATTATGCGGATAGTTTTGCTTTATATGAAGAAGGTATTACGAAGCATACGGTTAGATTATTACATGCAGTTGAATTAGAAAGACTAACTTTAGGGCGTAAGCTAGGTTTTGAATTATCTACTGCAAAAGAGGCACGTATTGAAAGAGGTTATCTAGAAAGACAAGATGAAGACGAACCATTGAATAGGTTATTTAATACGAGTCCTGTATTTTCACAGATTAAAGGCCCAAATCATGTGAAAAATCGTTATTTAACTGAAGACATTGCATTTGGATTAGTATTGTGGTCTAGCCTAGGGCGTGAAATTGACGTTGCAACACCTAATATTGATGCGATCATTGTGCTTGCATCAACAATATTAGAGCGTGACTTTTTTGAAGAAGGTCTAACAATCGATGAATTAGGTAAAGATAAACTAGGGTTTGAATAA
- the nhaC gene encoding Na+/H+ antiporter NhaC: MKRQPTFLESISTILVMIIIVITGFVVFDIPIQALLILSSAYAALIARRVGLKWQDLEEGITKRLSTAMPALFIILAVGIIVGTWMYSGTVPALIYYGLEFLNPNYFLVSAFIICAVTSVATGTAWGSASTAGIALMAIATQLHITPGMAAGAIIAGAVFGDKMSPLSDTTNLAALVTKVNIFSHIRAMIWTTVPASIIGLVVWFFAGRQFGGNTNTAQVNALLKELAQIYNINFFVWIPLIVIIICLLMKMSTVPAMLISALSAIIVGAFNNGFKIVDGFKATFDGFNKEMVSVNSGDLTNSAVSLIEQGGIMSMTEIIVTIFCGYAFAGIVERAGCLDVILQKISKNINTVGQLVLATVLGGLMMVLAAGVASVVIIMVGVLMMEMYNKMGLDRSNLSRTLEDSGTMIIPLIPWGTSGIYYTQQLGVTVDQFFIWTVPCYLCIVFAIFYGFSGIGIKKAQPNE, translated from the coding sequence ATGAAAAGACAACCAACATTTTTGGAATCAATTTCAACGATACTAGTAATGATTATTATCGTTATTACAGGTTTTGTAGTATTTGATATACCGATACAAGCACTATTGATACTTTCATCTGCTTATGCTGCTTTAATAGCTAGAAGAGTAGGATTAAAATGGCAGGATTTAGAAGAAGGAATAACGAAGCGTTTATCTACTGCAATGCCAGCATTATTCATTATCTTAGCAGTGGGTATTATTGTTGGTACATGGATGTATTCTGGCACTGTTCCGGCATTAATTTATTATGGTCTAGAGTTTTTAAATCCTAACTACTTTTTAGTTTCAGCATTTATTATTTGCGCTGTTACTTCAGTTGCGACTGGGACAGCATGGGGTTCTGCCTCTACTGCGGGTATTGCATTGATGGCCATCGCAACACAATTACATATCACACCCGGTATGGCAGCTGGTGCAATTATTGCTGGCGCAGTATTCGGTGACAAAATGTCGCCTTTATCTGATACAACCAATCTGGCAGCTTTAGTTACGAAAGTAAATATCTTTTCTCATATAAGAGCCATGATTTGGACAACTGTACCAGCTTCTATTATAGGACTTGTCGTATGGTTCTTTGCTGGAAGACAATTTGGAGGTAATACGAACACAGCTCAAGTTAACGCGTTGTTAAAAGAGTTGGCACAAATATACAATATTAATTTCTTTGTATGGATTCCATTAATTGTAATCATTATTTGTTTGCTGATGAAAATGTCAACTGTACCAGCCATGCTCATTTCAGCATTAAGTGCCATCATTGTTGGTGCTTTTAACAATGGATTTAAAATTGTCGACGGTTTCAAAGCAACATTTGATGGGTTTAATAAAGAAATGGTGTCGGTGAATAGTGGGGACTTAACGAATAGTGCAGTGAGTTTAATAGAGCAAGGCGGCATTATGAGTATGACCGAAATTATCGTTACCATATTTTGTGGTTATGCATTTGCTGGTATTGTCGAAAGGGCAGGTTGTTTAGATGTCATTTTACAAAAAATATCTAAAAATATTAATACAGTCGGCCAATTAGTGCTTGCAACTGTTTTAGGTGGACTTATGATGGTACTTGCTGCAGGTGTAGCATCTGTAGTGATTATCATGGTCGGTGTATTAATGATGGAAATGTATAATAAAATGGGACTTGATAGATCTAATTTATCTAGAACATTAGAGGACTCAGGTACAATGATTATACCCTTAATTCCATGGGGAACATCAGGTATTTATTATACCCAACAATTAGGTGTTACAGTTGATCAATTCTTTATATGGACAGTACCATGTTATCTATGTATCGTATTTGCGATATTCTATGGATTTAGTGGAATTGGAATTAAAAAAGCACAGCCAAATGAATAA
- a CDS encoding CHAP domain-containing protein — MKKIATATIATAGIATFAFAQHDADAAENNNSGYNPNDPSSYSYSYTIDQQGQYHYTWQGNWNPSNSDQGHTSNGYSNANSTNNNATQSYTTNNQGTGGKGAVSHSTSNSNVKVSTTSAPSNSNGSNSISNTSGSSNNLYTAGQCTYYVYDKVGGKIGSTWGNANNWASAAAASGYTVNNSPASGSVLQSTAGGYGHVAYVENVNSDGSINVSEMNYGQGAGVVTSRTISASEASGYNYIH, encoded by the coding sequence ATGAAAAAAATCGCTACAGCTACTATCGCTACTGCAGGAATCGCTACTTTTGCTTTTGCACAACATGATGCAGATGCAGCAGAAAACAACAATAGTGGGTACAACCCAAATGACCCAAGTTCATATAGCTATTCATATACTATAGATCAACAAGGTCAATACCACTACACTTGGCAAGGTAACTGGAACCCAAGCAACAGTGACCAAGGTCACACTAGCAACGGTTACAGCAATGCTAACTCAACTAACAATAATGCAACTCAATCATATACAACTAATAACCAAGGTACTGGTGGTAAAGGTGCAGTTTCTCACTCTACTTCAAACAGCAATGTTAAAGTAAGTACAACTAGCGCGCCATCAAATTCAAATGGTTCAAACTCAATTTCTAATACTTCAGGTTCTTCAAACAACTTATACACAGCTGGACAATGTACATATTATGTATATGACAAAGTTGGTGGTAAAATTGGTTCAACTTGGGGTAACGCTAACAACTGGGCAAGCGCAGCTGCTGCTTCAGGTTACACAGTAAACAACTCACCTGCTTCAGGTTCAGTCTTACAATCAACTGCTGGTGGATATGGCCACGTAGCATACGTTGAAAATGTAAACAGTGACGGTTCAATCAACGTTTCTGAAATGAACTATGGTCAAGGTGCTGGAGTTGTTACTTCACGTACAATCTCTGCAAGCGAAGCTTCAGGTTACAACTACATTCACTAA
- a CDS encoding LLM class flavin-dependent oxidoreductase — protein MKIELGLTSFADNMDLHTEVGTQPGISNAQRIRNIIEEVETADQYGLDVYGLGEHHRPDYAVSDPVTVLAAAATSTHHIKLSSAVTVLSSDDPVRVYERFSTLDAVSNGRAEIMVGRGSFIESFPLFGYNLKDYEQLFNEKIDLLMHINRNEIVNWEGQIRPSIENLGVYPRAEHRPLPITIATGGTPESSLKAGALGLPITYAIIGGDPKRFKRNIDMYKSIAESYGHDIKALPIATHSWGYIAETDEQAKREFFPSVKASHDILAKERGWPMYDENSFEREAGSQGALYVGSPETVANKIIETVEALGITRFMLHTPVGSIPHERTINTIKLLAERVKPIVDKYFENK, from the coding sequence ATGAAAATAGAATTAGGTTTAACTTCTTTTGCAGATAATATGGATTTGCACACAGAAGTAGGTACTCAACCTGGTATATCAAATGCGCAAAGAATTCGTAACATAATAGAAGAAGTTGAAACCGCTGATCAATATGGACTTGATGTTTATGGCTTAGGAGAGCATCATAGACCAGATTACGCTGTATCAGATCCAGTTACTGTGTTAGCAGCTGCTGCAACAAGTACACATCATATTAAACTGAGTAGTGCTGTAACTGTATTGTCATCGGATGACCCAGTACGTGTATATGAACGTTTTTCTACATTAGATGCAGTTTCTAATGGACGTGCTGAAATAATGGTAGGTAGAGGTTCATTTATAGAGTCTTTTCCATTATTTGGTTATAATTTGAAAGATTATGAACAGCTCTTTAATGAGAAGATTGATTTATTAATGCACATTAATCGTAATGAAATTGTTAATTGGGAAGGACAAATCCGACCGTCCATAGAAAATCTAGGTGTTTATCCAAGGGCAGAACATCGACCCCTACCAATTACAATAGCAACAGGTGGTACACCAGAATCTTCATTAAAAGCAGGAGCGTTAGGTTTACCAATAACTTATGCTATAATTGGTGGTGATCCAAAAAGGTTCAAAAGAAATATAGATATGTATAAATCTATAGCAGAATCTTATGGACATGATATTAAAGCTTTACCTATTGCAACACATTCATGGGGTTATATTGCTGAAACCGATGAACAAGCTAAACGTGAATTCTTCCCATCAGTAAAGGCAAGTCATGATATATTGGCAAAAGAACGTGGTTGGCCAATGTATGATGAAAATAGTTTTGAACGTGAGGCTGGATCACAAGGTGCATTGTATGTTGGCAGTCCAGAAACTGTAGCAAATAAAATCATTGAAACGGTTGAAGCATTAGGCATTACACGTTTTATGTTGCATACCCCAGTGGGATCTATTCCTCATGAAAGAACAATCAATACGATTAAATTATTGGCTGAACGTGTAAAACCTATTGTAGATAAATATTTTGAAAACAAATAA
- a CDS encoding transcriptional regulator, SarA/Rot family → MNSQTFKSLNELISTYQQGKKFFKFSKREYKLNYEEIFILNYIYNCEDNEITAKDIAKHSELQPYYLTKALQKLIKMNFLSKKRSEIDERTVVVYVNEQQRNSINEMIEALQRSL, encoded by the coding sequence ATGAATTCACAAACATTTAAATCATTAAATGAGCTTATATCTACGTATCAACAGGGGAAAAAATTTTTTAAGTTCAGTAAACGAGAGTATAAATTAAATTATGAAGAAATATTTATCTTAAATTATATTTATAATTGTGAAGATAATGAAATTACTGCAAAAGATATTGCAAAACACTCAGAACTACAACCGTATTATTTAACGAAAGCATTGCAAAAATTAATAAAAATGAATTTCTTAAGTAAAAAAAGAAGTGAAATAGACGAAAGAACAGTTGTAGTTTATGTGAATGAGCAACAACGGAATAGCATTAATGAAATGATTGAAGCATTACAACGCTCATTATAA
- a CDS encoding PTS sugar transporter subunit IIC yields MNLLIGIIFLGIVLCLFTLFTSKAPNGSKAMGALANAAIASFLVEAFHKYVGGDLIGLPFLGQLGEAAGGLGGVAAAGLVALAMGVSPVYAFVIAVSCGNMDLLPGFVAAYIASFGMKWMEEKLPDGLDLITAIIVIAPITRLIATGMTPVVDASLMQIGNIIKESTTSSPILMGVVLGGIITVVATAPLSSMALTALLGLTGTPMAIGALAVFGSSFMNFVLFKRMKFGDRKTTISVAIEPLSQADIVTANPVPVYITNFVGGAISGVIIASFGLVNEATGTAMPIAGLMVMFGFNNALTVITVALMCALSSAICGYLGSLVFKNYPIITKYELQNGTMPKKVKQYYKLKKQCAESLA; encoded by the coding sequence ATGAATTTACTTATAGGGATTATATTCTTGGGCATCGTGTTATGCTTATTTACATTATTTACAAGCAAAGCACCAAATGGTAGTAAAGCGATGGGGGCACTTGCAAATGCTGCCATTGCATCATTTTTAGTTGAAGCATTTCACAAATATGTCGGCGGTGATTTAATTGGGTTACCTTTTTTAGGTCAACTTGGTGAAGCGGCAGGTGGGCTTGGTGGTGTTGCAGCAGCAGGGTTAGTAGCACTAGCTATGGGTGTGTCTCCTGTTTATGCATTTGTTATTGCAGTTTCATGTGGCAATATGGACTTGTTACCAGGTTTTGTTGCGGCTTATATTGCAAGTTTTGGTATGAAATGGATGGAAGAAAAGTTACCTGATGGGCTTGATTTAATAACGGCAATCATTGTCATCGCACCTATTACAAGATTGATTGCAACTGGTATGACGCCAGTTGTAGATGCTTCTTTAATGCAAATCGGTAATATCATTAAAGAGTCTACAACTTCGAGTCCAATACTAATGGGTGTGGTATTAGGTGGTATTATCACGGTTGTAGCTACTGCACCATTAAGTTCAATGGCATTAACTGCTTTACTTGGATTAACTGGTACACCTATGGCTATCGGAGCATTAGCAGTGTTTGGTTCGTCATTCATGAATTTTGTATTATTCAAAAGAATGAAGTTTGGTGATCGCAAAACAACCATTTCAGTTGCAATTGAACCTTTGTCACAAGCAGATATCGTAACTGCAAACCCAGTACCTGTTTATATTACAAATTTTGTTGGTGGCGCAATATCAGGCGTAATCATTGCTTCATTTGGTTTGGTGAATGAAGCAACTGGAACAGCTATGCCAATTGCAGGACTGATGGTAATGTTTGGGTTTAACAATGCACTTACTGTGATTACAGTGGCATTGATGTGTGCGTTAAGCAGTGCAATTTGTGGTTATTTAGGGTCACTCGTATTTAAAAACTATCCAATTATTACAAAGTACGAATTGCAAAATGGTACAATGCCCAAAAAAGTTAAACAATATTATAAATTAAAAAAACAATGTGCAGAAAGCTTAGCATAA